The Salvelinus fontinalis isolate EN_2023a unplaced genomic scaffold, ASM2944872v1 scaffold_0055, whole genome shotgun sequence genome includes a window with the following:
- the LOC129842590 gene encoding phosducin-like protein 3 produces the protein MQSTTDLGPVVINHIELGQFSHPRPFLLLDPPLWVVKDREEDVEYQERSESEEGDEEEEEEEEYVCVIIEGSEVEEDEEEEEEEYEVTCVGEYVEEEEEEYEVTGVGEYVEEEEEEECLLEVVVKEEVVEEDEEERVETYEKEKNEKGENKEEEEEEDAEEEKAENKETVEEEEAEEEEGKVEEEEAEEEEQETTNTFPSVPMCSLLNHHFSHLATKFPECKFLMILAGQCVPNYPASHLPTLFIYESGCILNSLIGEKACGGRNVLEDELKWMLAQSGAFVIDSYEALYQEGTPITTPRSEQGQEDYSDDQSDHYDNQGTEV, from the exons ATGCAG agcacaacagatctgggacctgtGGTAATAAACCACATAGAGTTGGGTCAATTTTCTCATCCGAGACCTTTCCTCCTCTTAGATCCTCCTCTGTGGGTAGTTAAAGACAGAGAAGAAGATGTAGAATACCAGGAGAGAAGCGAGAGTGaggaaggagatgaggaggaggaggaggaggaagagtatgTATGTGTGATAATAGAAGGGTCAGAggtggaggaagatgaggaggaagaggaggaggagtatgagGTTACATGTGTAGGGGAGtatgtggaggaagaggaggaggagtatgagGTTACAGGTGTAGGGGAgtatgtggaggaggaggaggaagaggaatgtTTGTTAGAGGTTGTGGTGaaagaggaggtggtagaggaggacgAAGAAGAAAGAGTGGAGACGTATGAGAAGGAGAAGAACGAGAAGGGAGAGAataaagaggaagaagaagaagaagacgcaGAAGAAGAGAAGGCAGAGAATAAAGAAACGGTAGAGgaggaagaagcagaagaagaagaagggaaggtagaggaggaagaagcagaagaagaggAGCAGGAGACAACCAACACATTTCCCAG tgtacCTATGTGTTCCCTGTTGAATCACCACTTCAGTCACCTGGCCACTAAATTCCCTGAGTGTAAGTTCCTGATGATCCTGGCCGGGCAGTGTGTCCCCAACTACCCTGCCAGCCACCTCCCCACCCTGTTCATCTACGAATCAGGATGTATCCTCAACTCACTGATAGGAGAGAAGGCCTGTGGAGGGAGGAACGTATTGGAAgatg AGCTGAAGTGGATGCTGGCCCAGTCGGGAGCGTTTGTGATTGACAGCTACGAGGCCTTATACCAGGAGGGCACGCCCATCACGACGCCGCGTTCGGAACAGGGACAGGAAGACTACAGTGATGACCAGTCTGATCACTATGACAACCAAGGCACCGAGGTGTAG